In Populus trichocarpa isolate Nisqually-1 chromosome 16, P.trichocarpa_v4.1, whole genome shotgun sequence, a genomic segment contains:
- the LOC7460378 gene encoding BAG family molecular chaperone regulator 4 encodes MSSKNEEINHGGRQFNHNLIKINVSHGPSHLELHVPAHSTFGHVKKVIEQQTGLESEKQRILFRGNEKEDGENLQEAGVRDNSKILVLEDVARKEMKEGEDTSTATMQENVEEVKGNDKEMSRAFRAIDETRKEIDKLAERVGALEVAVRGGTRVSEDEFGVFSELLMRQLLKLDAIEAEGEARVQRKAEVRRVQNFHEILDNLKARNPKPLGNSGNATVTTEWETFDSGLGSSSPPPSIPSSTRITQDWERLE; translated from the exons atgagttcaaaaaatgaagaaattaatcaTGGAGGGAGACAGTTTAATCATAACTTGATCAAAATCAACGTCTCTCACGGTCCCTCCCACCTCGAACTCCATGTCCCTGCTCATTCCACTTTCG GGCATGTTAAAAAGGTAATCGAACAGCAAACCGGTTTGGAATCGGAAAAGCAGAGGATTTTGTTCAGAGGAAACGAAAAGGAGGACGGAGAGAATTTGCAGGAGGCAGGCGTGAGGGATAACTccaagattttggttttggaggACGTGGCGAGGAAGGAGATGAAGGAAGGCGAGGACACATCAACGGCGACAATGCAGGAAAATGTGGAGGAGGTGAAGGGAAACGATAAGGAGATGTCGAGGGCCTTTCGAGCTATTGACGAAACGAGGAAGGAGATTGATAAGCTTGCGGAAAGA GTGGGTGCTTTGGAAGTGGCTGTGCGTGGCGGGACTAGGGTTTCGGAGGATGAATTTGGTGTTTTTTCGGAGTTGCTCATGAGGCAGTTGCTGAAATTGGATGCTATTGAGGCGGAAGGGGAAGCACGGGTGCAGCGAAAGGCTGAG GTTCGTCGTGTCCAGAATTTCCATGAGATATTAGACAACCTGAAGGCAAGAAATCCCAAGCCATTGGGCAATAGTGGCAATGCGACAGTGACAACTGAATGGGAGACCTTCGACTCTGGATTGGGAAGCTCAAGTCCCCCACCCTCAATCCCATCTTCAACAAGAATTACTCAGGATTGGGAAAGGCTTGAGTAG